From the Amblyraja radiata isolate CabotCenter1 chromosome 14, sAmbRad1.1.pri, whole genome shotgun sequence genome, one window contains:
- the smpx gene encoding small muscular protein isoform X2, which yields MFGFNCLFSFPAGNQASLYKMSKRSSNVKSIQANINIPMGALLPGAGHPSKRKECTIDADEGTCNKSDEKKELPGAVKLPGPTVNLKQLQEAKSELKFVPKV from the exons ATGTTTGGATTTAATTGTCTTTTCTCGTTTCCAGCGGGAAATCAGGCCTCTCTCTACAAAATGTCCAAACGAAGTTCCAACGTCAAATCTATTCAG GCCAACATAAACATACCCATGGGTGCCTTACTGCCTGGAGCGGGACATCCCAGCAAAAGAAAAGAATGTACAATAGATGCCGACGAG GGGACATGCAATAAATCAGATGAGAAGAAAGAGTTGCCTGGAGCAGTGAAATTACCAGGACCGACCGTCAACCTCAAGCAGCTTCAAGAGGCCAAGAGTGAGCTCAAATTTGTCCCCAAGGTTTAG
- the smpx gene encoding small muscular protein isoform X1, with translation MSKRSSNVKSIQANINIPMGALLPGAGHPSKRKECTIDADEGTCNKSDEKKELPGAVKLPGPTVNLKQLQEAKSELKFVPKV, from the exons ATGTCCAAACGAAGTTCCAACGTCAAATCTATTCAG GCCAACATAAACATACCCATGGGTGCCTTACTGCCTGGAGCGGGACATCCCAGCAAAAGAAAAGAATGTACAATAGATGCCGACGAG GGGACATGCAATAAATCAGATGAGAAGAAAGAGTTGCCTGGAGCAGTGAAATTACCAGGACCGACCGTCAACCTCAAGCAGCTTCAAGAGGCCAAGAGTGAGCTCAAATTTGTCCCCAAGGTTTAG